One Hevea brasiliensis isolate MT/VB/25A 57/8 chromosome 5, ASM3005281v1, whole genome shotgun sequence genomic region harbors:
- the LOC110655145 gene encoding uncharacterized protein LOC110655145, producing the protein MEGGMQMALPVLGIVAAAAVTFYAVSFSELREKSFRDLEESEEDEGGFRQSLSSRERKAKRKADKQAKN; encoded by the exons ATGGAGGGAGGAATGCAAATGGCACTTCCTGTACTGGGAATTGTAGCTGCTGCTGCTGTTACTTTCTATGCCGTAAGCTTTTCCGAGCTTAGAGAG AAATCTTTCAGGGACTTGGAAGAGTCAGAAGAAGACGAAGGAGGGTTCAGGCAATCTCTCAGCTCTAGGGAAAGAAAAGCCAAAAGAAAGGCTGATAAACAAGCCAAGAATTGA
- the LOC110655144 gene encoding gamma aminobutyrate transaminase 3, chloroplastic isoform X1, translating into MVMNNLLRSALKTQFGSYTKSVTASGSSQKHLLQAPFLAKFYCTEASLQKEDSTADSQGVGGYKGHDMLAPFTAGWQSTDVNPLVIEKSEGSYVYDINGKKYLDTLAGLWCTALGGNEPKLVAAATAQLNKLPFYHSFWNRTTKPSLDLAKDLLETFTATKMAKAFFTNSGSEANDTQVKLVWYYNNALGRPDKKKFIARTKSYHGSTLIAASLSGLPALHQKFDLPAPFVLHTDCPHYWRYHLPGETEKEFATRLANNLENLILKEGPETIAAFIAEPVMGAGGVIPPPATYFEKVQAVVKKYDILFIADEVICAFGRLGTMFGCDKYNIKPDLVSVAKALSSAYMPIGAAMVSPEVSDVIYSQSNKLGTFSHGFTYSGHPVSCAVAIEALKLYKERNITEHVKQIAPKFQDGLKAFSDSPIIGEIRGTGLILGTEFTDNKSPNDPFPPEWGIGAYFGAQCEKHGMLVRVAGDNIMMSPPIIITPEEVDELIFKYGKALKATEERVNELKSQQKKQ; encoded by the exons ATGGTCATGAACAATCTCCTTCGATCTGCTCTCAAAACCCAG TTCGGTTCGTACACCAAAAGTGTTACTGCTTCTGGAAGTTCACAGAAACATTTACTTCAGGCTCCTTTCCTGGCCAAATTTTATTGTACAGAGGCATCTTTGCAAAAGGAAGATTCAACTGCTGATTCCCAGGGTGTTGGAGG TTATAAGGGGCATGATATGCTGGCACCTTTCACTGCTGGGTGGCAGAGTACTGACGTGAATCCTCTAGTCATAGAGAAGTCTGAG GGTAGCTATGTTTATGACATTAATGGGAAGAAGTATCTCGATACTCTTGCTGGTCTTTGGTGCACTGCCTTGG GAGGAAATGAACCGAAGCTTGTGGCTGCTGCGACGGCACAATTGAATAAGTTGCCATTTTACCACTCCTTTTGGAATCGTACTACAAAACCTTCTTTG GATCTTGCAAAGGACCTTCTAGAAACTTTTACAGCAACTAAAATGGCAAAAGCCTTCTTTACAAATAGTGGATCAGAAGCAAACGACACTCAG GTGAAGCTAGTTTGGTACTACAACAATGCTCTTGGAAGACCAGATAAGAAAAAGTTTATAGCTCGCACAAAATC GTACCATGGTTCAACTTTGATAGCAGCCAGTCTTTCTGG CCTGCCAGCATTGCACCAAAAATTTGATCTTCCAGCTCCATTTGTATTGCACACTGACTGCCCTCATTACTGGCGCTATCATCTTCCAG GTGAGACAGAGAAGGAATTCGCAACCAGATTAGCCAACAATTTGGAGAACCTCATCCTGAAAGAAGGACCAGAGACG ATTGCTGCATTTATTGCTGAGCCTGTCATGGGGGCAGGAGGTGTGATACCTCCCCCAGCAACTTATTTTGAAAAG GTGCAAGCTGTTGTAAAAAAATATGACATTCTATTTATTGCTGATGAG GTAATCTGTGCATTTGGAAGGCTTGGGACAATGTTTGGGTGTGATAAATACAACATTAAACCGGACCTTGTATCTGTAGCAAAG GCGCTTTCTTCTGCATATATGCCAATTGGAGCTGCTATGGTGAGCCCAGAAGTTTCAGATGTTATATACTCTCAGAGCAACAAACTTG GTACTTTTTCTCATGGATTCACTTATTCTGGCCACCCTGTATCGTGTGCTGTTGCTATTGAAGCACTCAAGTTAtacaa GGAGAGAAACATTACTGAGCATGTAAAACAAATTGCCCCCAAGTTTCAAGATGGTTTAAAAGCCTTTTCTGACAGTCCCATCATAGGGGAG ATACGAGGAACTGGCTTGATTCTTGGTACAGAGTTTACCGACAATAAGTCACCTAATGATCCATTTCCACCTGAATGGG GGATAGGTGCATATTTTGGAGCACAATGTGAAAAGCATGGGATGCTAGTGCGTGTTGCAGGGGATAACATAATGatgtctccaccaattataatcacCCCTGAAGAGGTTGATGAG TTAATTTTCAAATATGGGAAGGCACTGAAGGCTACAGAAGAGAGGGTAAATGAACTGAAGTCTCAGCAGAAGAAACAGTAA
- the LOC110655144 gene encoding gamma aminobutyrate transaminase 3, chloroplastic isoform X2, translating into MVMNNLLRSALKTQFGSYTKSVTASGSSQKHLLQAPFLAKFYCTEASLQKEDSTADSQGVGGYKGHDMLAPFTAGWQSTDVNPLVIEKSEGSYVYDINGKKYLDTLAGLWCTALGGNEPKLVAAATAQLNKLPFYHSFWNRTTKPSLDLAKDLLETFTATKMAKAFFTNSGSEANDTQVKLVWYYNNALGRPDKKKFIARTKSYHGSTLIAASLSGLPALHQKFDLPAPFVLHTDCPHYWRYHLPGETEKEFATRLANNLENLILKEGPETIAAFIAEPVMGAGGVIPPPATYFEKVQAVVKKYDILFIADEVICAFGRLGTMFGCDKYNIKPDLVSVAKALSSAYMPIGAAMVSPEVSDVIYSQSNKLGTFSHGFTYSGHPVSCAVAIEALKLYKERNITEHVKQIAPKFQDGLKAFSDSPIIGEIRGTGLILGTEFTDNKSPNDPFPPEWGIGAYFGAQCEKHGMLVRVAGDNIMMSPPIIITPEEVDEEEKY; encoded by the exons ATGGTCATGAACAATCTCCTTCGATCTGCTCTCAAAACCCAG TTCGGTTCGTACACCAAAAGTGTTACTGCTTCTGGAAGTTCACAGAAACATTTACTTCAGGCTCCTTTCCTGGCCAAATTTTATTGTACAGAGGCATCTTTGCAAAAGGAAGATTCAACTGCTGATTCCCAGGGTGTTGGAGG TTATAAGGGGCATGATATGCTGGCACCTTTCACTGCTGGGTGGCAGAGTACTGACGTGAATCCTCTAGTCATAGAGAAGTCTGAG GGTAGCTATGTTTATGACATTAATGGGAAGAAGTATCTCGATACTCTTGCTGGTCTTTGGTGCACTGCCTTGG GAGGAAATGAACCGAAGCTTGTGGCTGCTGCGACGGCACAATTGAATAAGTTGCCATTTTACCACTCCTTTTGGAATCGTACTACAAAACCTTCTTTG GATCTTGCAAAGGACCTTCTAGAAACTTTTACAGCAACTAAAATGGCAAAAGCCTTCTTTACAAATAGTGGATCAGAAGCAAACGACACTCAG GTGAAGCTAGTTTGGTACTACAACAATGCTCTTGGAAGACCAGATAAGAAAAAGTTTATAGCTCGCACAAAATC GTACCATGGTTCAACTTTGATAGCAGCCAGTCTTTCTGG CCTGCCAGCATTGCACCAAAAATTTGATCTTCCAGCTCCATTTGTATTGCACACTGACTGCCCTCATTACTGGCGCTATCATCTTCCAG GTGAGACAGAGAAGGAATTCGCAACCAGATTAGCCAACAATTTGGAGAACCTCATCCTGAAAGAAGGACCAGAGACG ATTGCTGCATTTATTGCTGAGCCTGTCATGGGGGCAGGAGGTGTGATACCTCCCCCAGCAACTTATTTTGAAAAG GTGCAAGCTGTTGTAAAAAAATATGACATTCTATTTATTGCTGATGAG GTAATCTGTGCATTTGGAAGGCTTGGGACAATGTTTGGGTGTGATAAATACAACATTAAACCGGACCTTGTATCTGTAGCAAAG GCGCTTTCTTCTGCATATATGCCAATTGGAGCTGCTATGGTGAGCCCAGAAGTTTCAGATGTTATATACTCTCAGAGCAACAAACTTG GTACTTTTTCTCATGGATTCACTTATTCTGGCCACCCTGTATCGTGTGCTGTTGCTATTGAAGCACTCAAGTTAtacaa GGAGAGAAACATTACTGAGCATGTAAAACAAATTGCCCCCAAGTTTCAAGATGGTTTAAAAGCCTTTTCTGACAGTCCCATCATAGGGGAG ATACGAGGAACTGGCTTGATTCTTGGTACAGAGTTTACCGACAATAAGTCACCTAATGATCCATTTCCACCTGAATGGG GGATAGGTGCATATTTTGGAGCACAATGTGAAAAGCATGGGATGCTAGTGCGTGTTGCAGGGGATAACATAATGatgtctccaccaattataatcacCCCTGAAGAGGTTGATGAG GAGGAAAAATATTGA